aatatattttatatcgtagtgatataaatgatatctaaatatataataaaaagtacagGCATACAATTTTGCTCCTCCTTCCTCCAACACAGAAATTATCTTATCCATTATTCTAACAAAGTAAAACAAATTTGCCAActataattttagatttattttcacttttttggtCTCCCTTATGTTTAAACATGTTACTCTATTAATGAAAACAAGCAAAGTCTCCAAAGATGATATGTGAATTTCggatttttcatttgtttcatCTTCAAGATTTGGAATGCTATAGGCCCTAATGCAAATTGTGCAGTAGTGTTGGAAACCTTTTTCCACCATCAGTGAAACAACCCTGAATCAACAGAAATgacctacaaatatttttttaaatagtcaccctcatatgtatttaatttcaaaaactaataatacCATATCTACTTTCTACAACGGTAGAATATGAGGaaaaatgtttctataaatataaatacttagtGTTAAGAGGGCCACCATTGTCATCAAAACAAACATCCTTTCCTTGATTTGCATCGGTACAGATTATATCTTTTCCATAATTGCATTGaataattcaaacatttttagcaaaatataattcagCATAATTTgctctatcaaaattattaacacCCCATCCTGTTATGGTCGCTTTTGAACCAACAAAGGAATTACTAGCATTTGCACGAGTTGGTAAGCAAACTGGTCGGACATATTGATTTAATTGCAAAGGACTGTCCAATTTGATCAAAGCAAAGTCTCCATTTGACGAGACGTTAAAATGGGAACTTTTTCGCATTTGCATATGTGGTTCATCTTTCAAACTTCCATATTTGCTATGAACCCCAACACGAACATTGGCAACACCATTAAGATCAATACAATGCTGCTTAGcagtaataatcaaattttcatcCAAAATAGAACCAGTACACTCACCATGGGTAAATACAACAGCTAGCCAAGGAAACTGATTCCTTGCTGCTTCCTGTCCTCCAATGATTTTTGAATCCACTAAAGGTTTGTTTTCAATACCACAAGTATCTGATATTTGGGATTAGCAAAAGTGGACTCAATAATAGCAACGAATACTAATGTCCTCATAAATTGATTTGACATAAGTTTACtcccaatatttttaacatatttatactaCATGGAATGATGACAACAATATGGTATCATTCTCGATTAAAATACGTCAATTTGTC
This genomic stretch from Lepeophtheirus salmonis unplaced genomic scaffold, UVic_Lsal_1.4 unplaced_contig_5220_pilon, whole genome shotgun sequence harbors:
- the LOC121131390 gene encoding coagulation factor IX-like, whose protein sequence is TCGIENKPLVDSKIIGGQEAARNQFPWLAVVFTHGECTGSILDENLIITAKQHCIDLNGVANVRVGVHSKYGSLKDEPHMQMRKSSHFNVSSNGDFALIKLDSPLQLNQYVRPVCLPTRANASNSFVGSKATITGWGVNNFDRANYAELYFAKNV